In one Lolium rigidum isolate FL_2022 chromosome 3, APGP_CSIRO_Lrig_0.1, whole genome shotgun sequence genomic region, the following are encoded:
- the LOC124703682 gene encoding signal recognition particle 54 kDa protein, chloroplastic-like codes for MEATAALTLSSSPAAVRRSPSRLTVASLHLRRVITPAYHLCGAQGPAAFRALSSPLPGCRRRRRGSGMVVRAEMFGQLTTGLESAWNKLRGVDRLTKENIAEPMRDIRRALLEADVSVPVARSFIESVTEKAVGTDVIPGVEPEQQLVKVVNDELVQLMGGEVSDLVYAKSGPTVILLAGLQGVGKTTVCAKLAFYLKKKGKSCMLVAADVYRPAAIDQLTILGKKVGVPVYSEGTEAKPSAIAKNGLKEAKSKKTDVVIVDTAGRLQVDKAMMNELKEVKKAVKPTEVLLVVDAMTGQEAAALVGAFNGEVGITGAILTKLDGDSRGGAALSIKEVSGKPIKFVGRGERVEDLEPFYPDRMAQRILGMGDVLSFVEQAQQVMRQDDAEELQKKIMSAKFNFNDFLKQTKAIAQMGSFSRILGMIPGMNKVTPAQIREAEKNVKFMESMINVMSADERERPELLAESRERRRRVAKDSGKTEQQVSQLVSQLFQMRARMQKMMAGMQGKDTPDMENLMESIKSEEQAAAGAGQPRRKYGNLRRRDLDRMRGYRR; via the exons ATGGAGGCCACTGCTGCACTCACGCTCTCCTCTTctcccgccgccgtccgccgctcaCCGTCCCGTCTTACCGTGGCCTCTCTCCACCTCCGCCGCGTGATCACTCCCGCTTACCACCTCTGCGGGGCCCAGGGTCCCGCTGCCTTTCGCGCCCTCTCTTCTCCATTGCCG ggatgcaggaggaggaggaggggaagtgGGATGGTTGTGAGGGCGGAGATGTTCGGTCAGCTCACCACCGGCCTGGAGTCCGCGTGGAACAAGCTGCGAGGCGTCG ATCGACTGACGAAGGAAAACATCGCCGAACCGATGCGGGATATTAGAAGAGCACTTCTGGAGGCAGAT GTAAGTGTGCCAGTAGCAAGAAGTTTTATCGAGTCCGTTACTGAAAAGGCTGTAGGCACTGATGTGATCCCAGGTGTCGAACCCGAGCAGCAGTTGGTGAAG GTTGTGAATGATGAACTTGTACAACTGATGGGTGGGGAGGTATCCGATTTAGTATATGCGAAATCTGGCCCAACAGTTATCTTACTGGCAGGTTTGCAAGGTGTTGGGAAAACTACTGTCTGTGCGAAGCTTGCCTTCTATCTGAAAAAGAAG GGGAAGAGCTGTATGTTGGTTGCTGCTGATGTTTACAGGCCTGCTgccattgatcaacttactattcTGGGTAAAAAG GTTGGTGTACCAGTTTACTCAGAAGGAACAGAAGCAAAACCTTCAGCTATTGCCAAGAATGGTTTGAAAGAGGCAAAAAGCAAAAAGACTGATGTAGTTATAGTGGATACTGCTGGAAGATTGCAG GTAGATAAAGCTATGATGAATGAGTTGAAAGAAGTAAAGAAGGCAGTGAAGCCTACAGAAGTTCTTCTTGTGGTTGATGCTATGACTGGTCAAGAAGCTGCAG CATTGGTTGGTGCCTTCAATGGTGAGGTTGGTATAACTGGTGCTATATTGACAAAGCTGGATGGTGACTCCAGAGGTGGAGCAGCACTAAGTATCAAAGAG GTGTCTGGAAAGCCCATCAAGTTCGTAGGGCGAGGAGAACGTGTTGAGGATCTTGAGCCTTTCTATCCAGATCGTATGGCGCAGCGTATCTTGGGAATGGGAGATGTACTTTCATTTGTTGAGCAAGCACAACAAGTG ATGCGTCAAGATGATGCTGAAGAATTGCAGAAGAAGATTATGAGTGCAAAGTTTAACTTCAATGATTTCCTGAAGCAAACAaaagctatcgcgcaaatgggttCGTTCAGTCGTATACTTGGCATGATTCCAGGCATGAATAAG GTTACTCCAGCACAAATTCGCGAAGCTGAGAAAAACGTTAAGTTTATGGAGTCAATGATTAATGTAATGAGTGCTG ATGAAAGGGAAAGACCAGAGTTACTTGCTGAGTCGCGTGAGAGGAGGAGAAGAGTGGCTAAGGACTCTGGGAAGACAGAACAACAG GTGAGTCAATTAGTATCGCAGCTTTTCCAAATGCGCGCTCGAATGCAGAAAATGATGGCTGGCATGCAAGGAAAAGATACACCTGATATGGAAAATCTCATGGAGTCCATTAAGTCCGAAGAGCAG GCTGCAGCCGGAGCTGGTCAGCCCAGGAGGAAATATGGCAACCTGAGGCGGCGGGATCTGGACCGGATGCGCGGTTACCGCCGGTGA